In Halanaeroarchaeum sp. HSR-CO, one DNA window encodes the following:
- the meaB gene encoding methylmalonyl Co-A mutase-associated GTPase MeaB has protein sequence MSTPTSPQLVEDLLSGDHAALARAITTIENRSSGYRDLVSALYRHAGDTVVIGITGSPGAGKSTLVDKLAEYYRDEGMTVGVIAVDPSSPFSGGAVLGDRIRMAATAGDMDVFFRSMSARGNLGGLSTATADAVKALDAFGKDVVLVETVGAGQNEVDVVKTADTVAVLVPPSSGDDVQMLKAGILEIGDVFVVNKADLAGANKTVQELRQMLDMRDRREDDWDPRIVETVATDGTGLEDLLEAFEAHTTWLERTGQLSERRRERYAAEIRTLLRDDASGLLEREIANAGGMDALVDAVEANETDPYAIAADIVEPLEECVERHNG, from the coding sequence ATGTCGACACCCACCAGTCCGCAACTCGTCGAGGACCTCCTGTCTGGGGACCACGCAGCGCTCGCGCGGGCGATCACGACGATAGAGAACCGGTCGAGTGGGTACCGTGACCTCGTCTCGGCACTGTACAGGCACGCGGGCGACACAGTGGTTATCGGCATCACCGGGAGTCCAGGGGCCGGAAAGTCGACCCTCGTGGACAAACTCGCGGAGTACTACCGAGACGAAGGGATGACCGTCGGCGTCATCGCCGTCGACCCCTCCTCGCCGTTCTCCGGCGGCGCAGTGCTGGGAGATCGGATCCGTATGGCGGCGACAGCGGGCGATATGGACGTCTTCTTCCGCTCGATGAGTGCCCGTGGGAACCTCGGTGGACTCTCGACGGCCACCGCTGATGCAGTCAAAGCACTGGACGCGTTCGGGAAGGATGTCGTCCTCGTCGAGACGGTCGGGGCCGGCCAGAACGAGGTCGACGTGGTGAAGACCGCGGACACCGTCGCCGTTCTCGTCCCACCGTCGAGTGGCGACGACGTCCAGATGCTCAAGGCCGGGATCCTGGAGATCGGCGACGTCTTCGTGGTCAACAAGGCCGACCTGGCGGGGGCGAACAAGACCGTCCAGGAACTCCGCCAGATGCTCGATATGCGTGACCGACGTGAAGACGACTGGGACCCCCGCATCGTCGAGACCGTCGCGACCGACGGGACGGGGCTCGAGGACCTGCTCGAGGCGTTCGAGGCCCACACGACGTGGCTCGAACGCACCGGCCAACTCTCCGAGCGACGACGTGAGCGGTACGCCGCAGAGATCAGGACGCTCCTCCGGGACGATGCGTCCGGGTTGCTCGAACGGGAGATAGCGAACGCGGGCGGGATGGACGCTCTCGTCGACGCCGTCGAAGCGAACGAGACAGACCCGTACGCGATCGCAGCGGACATCGTCGAACCGCTCGAGGAGTGTGTCGAACGGCACAATGGCTAA
- a CDS encoding alpha/beta fold hydrolase, translated as MRTRSIAGILAGGIVAAAAANRLRSSRVQPTHPPVDGDRETFRWRGFDVSFVTAGDPNRQDVVLLHGLHPTASNREFRGIFGSLAGRHHVIAVDLLGFGGSDRPAIRYSGSLYAALIRDFLTEVADDAIVVASSLTGSLVATVAAQADVASLVLVNPIDETGSAPSTVVRELVRAPILGDAAFALLVSKPAIRYFDREVAYYDPDAVTEDIVEAQYWSAHRRNARFAPTAALAGFLDPSEPLETSLAAFDGPVTLVWGRESVTPRLAAGRDLADAVDARLVVLDRSRLLPHDEHPDEFLEAIAPSLPGLEDD; from the coding sequence ATGCGAACCCGATCGATAGCCGGGATCCTGGCTGGCGGTATCGTCGCGGCTGCCGCAGCCAACCGACTCCGTTCCAGCCGGGTCCAACCCACCCATCCCCCCGTCGACGGAGACCGCGAAACGTTTCGGTGGCGCGGTTTCGACGTTTCGTTCGTCACTGCCGGCGATCCCAACCGCCAGGACGTCGTCCTCCTGCACGGCCTTCATCCGACGGCCTCGAATCGGGAGTTCCGTGGTATCTTCGGGTCGCTGGCGGGTCGCCATCACGTGATCGCCGTGGACCTCCTGGGATTCGGTGGCTCGGACCGTCCTGCCATCAGATACTCCGGGTCGTTGTACGCGGCGCTCATCCGTGATTTCCTCACGGAGGTCGCCGACGACGCCATCGTTGTCGCGAGTTCGCTTACCGGTTCACTGGTCGCGACCGTCGCCGCACAGGCCGATGTCGCTTCGCTGGTGCTGGTCAATCCCATCGACGAGACCGGCTCCGCTCCATCAACAGTCGTCCGGGAGCTCGTCCGAGCGCCGATTCTCGGGGATGCGGCGTTCGCGCTCCTCGTCTCGAAACCAGCCATTCGGTACTTCGACCGGGAAGTAGCGTATTACGACCCGGATGCGGTGACCGAGGACATCGTCGAAGCGCAGTACTGGAGTGCCCATCGACGGAACGCCCGGTTCGCGCCTACCGCGGCACTGGCCGGATTCCTCGACCCGTCAGAACCGCTCGAAACGTCGCTGGCCGCCTTCGACGGCCCGGTGACCCTCGTCTGGGGTCGAGAGTCCGTGACCCCTCGACTGGCCGCTGGTCGCGACCTGGCGGACGCTGTCGATGCGAGACTCGTGGTCCTGGATCGGAGTCGGTTACTGCCACACGACGAACATCCGGACGAATTCCTCGAGGCGATCGCCCCCTCGTTACCGGGACTCGAAGACGATTAA
- a CDS encoding Zn-ribbon domain-containing OB-fold protein: protein MTERVRDAGYDDFVDSLEDGAGYYLQCAEGHGSLPPRRVCPHCGDRDLTERALPETGEVVAHTVVHVPTPRFIDDAPYITAVVDFGEVQLTGQVVDVEPDSMTDGISVSPSVSRTETNDDRLIVFESR from the coding sequence ATGACCGAACGCGTCCGCGATGCTGGCTACGACGACTTCGTCGATTCGCTCGAGGACGGAGCGGGCTACTACCTCCAGTGCGCGGAGGGACACGGCTCACTACCACCCCGGCGCGTCTGCCCACACTGCGGCGATCGGGACTTGACAGAGAGGGCCCTCCCGGAGACCGGCGAGGTCGTCGCGCACACCGTCGTCCACGTCCCGACACCGCGGTTCATCGACGACGCCCCGTACATCACCGCCGTGGTCGATTTTGGCGAGGTGCAACTCACCGGACAGGTCGTCGACGTCGAACCCGACTCGATGACCGACGGGATCAGTGTCTCGCCGTCCGTGAGCAGAACCGAGACCAACGACGACCGCTTAATCGTCTTCGAGTCCCGGTAA
- a CDS encoding thiolase domain-containing protein, whose amino-acid sequence MDSVRIAGVGLTHFGEHPERTSRDLFAEAGLAALDDAGIDPDDVASVFYGNFMGELAEHQGHMGPLAAEALGIDAPATRYESACASSGVAVREAVKNVRSGESDVVLVGGAERMNNLETAETTESLAIAADDLYEVRAGMTFPGAYGLMADAYFEEYGGGREDLAHIAVKNHANAVDNPYAQFRYEIDIEDALDSPPVAEPLHLYDACPITDGAAALVVVSEKYAKDHDLDAAVAVTGTGQGSDKMALQDRTTMTETPAAADAAEEAFTEAGIDADDVGLAEVHDCFTIAEVLALEALGLFDPGEGIGAARRGDTLPDGDVPVNLSGGLKAKGHPVGATGAAQVVEMTRLLRGEHHNSEYVEDATVGVTHNAGGTVASTVVHVLEVAE is encoded by the coding sequence ATGGATTCCGTGCGAATCGCTGGCGTGGGACTGACCCACTTCGGCGAACATCCCGAACGGACGAGTCGCGATCTCTTCGCCGAGGCGGGGCTCGCCGCGCTCGACGATGCGGGTATCGACCCCGACGACGTGGCATCGGTCTTCTACGGAAACTTCATGGGAGAACTCGCCGAGCATCAGGGCCACATGGGGCCGCTGGCTGCCGAGGCCCTGGGTATCGACGCGCCGGCCACCCGGTACGAGAGCGCGTGTGCGTCCAGCGGCGTGGCCGTCCGCGAGGCCGTGAAGAACGTCCGGTCGGGTGAGAGCGACGTCGTGCTCGTCGGCGGCGCCGAGCGCATGAACAACCTCGAGACCGCGGAGACGACCGAGTCGCTGGCCATCGCCGCGGACGACCTCTACGAGGTCCGGGCGGGGATGACGTTCCCTGGTGCGTACGGCCTGATGGCCGACGCGTACTTCGAGGAGTACGGGGGCGGTCGCGAGGATCTCGCACACATCGCGGTGAAAAACCACGCGAACGCCGTCGACAATCCCTACGCCCAGTTCCGTTACGAGATAGATATCGAGGACGCTCTGGACTCCCCGCCGGTCGCCGAACCGCTTCACCTGTACGACGCCTGCCCGATCACCGATGGGGCGGCGGCCCTCGTGGTGGTGAGCGAGAAGTACGCCAAAGACCACGACCTCGATGCTGCCGTCGCCGTCACGGGTACCGGCCAGGGTAGCGACAAAATGGCGCTCCAGGACAGGACGACGATGACCGAGACGCCGGCGGCGGCCGATGCCGCCGAGGAAGCCTTTACAGAGGCCGGCATCGACGCCGACGACGTGGGCCTCGCCGAAGTCCACGACTGTTTCACCATCGCAGAAGTACTCGCACTCGAGGCGCTCGGCCTGTTCGATCCCGGCGAAGGGATCGGAGCGGCCCGGCGCGGCGATACGCTTCCGGACGGGGACGTCCCGGTCAACCTCTCCGGCGGTCTCAAGGCCAAGGGCCATCCGGTGGGAGCCACCGGCGCTGCACAGGTCGTCGAGATGACGCGGTTGCTCCGCGGGGAGCATCACAACAGCGAATACGTCGAGGACGCCACCGTCGGCGTCACACACAACGCTGGTGGGACCGTCGCGAGCACGGTGGTCCACGTGCTGGAGGTAGCGGAATGA
- a CDS encoding acyl-CoA dehydrogenase — translation MDLSLTPEQRQIREMVREFVDEEVVPVAADIDETDEVPWDLIEQMGELGLMGMPFPEEYDGAGLDYHAYALALAEIARGSGGLGTIVAAHTSLAGNMLYQYGSESQKEKFLSPLNRGDDIGAFALSEAGAGSDVPAMTTTAEREGDEYVLDGGKLWISNGSIAETVTVFARTDPEAGHHGISSFVVRPEEDDGFSVENTEHKLGDKGCPTAELRFDDLRLPADRLLGEEGDGFIQALETLNAGRITIAARSVGIAQAALDEALEYAQQREQFGQSISEFQSIQHKLADMDTKIQTARLLMHQAAHNKIEGERFIKEAAQAKLHASEVSREVANEAIQIHGGYGYTKDFPVERFYRDAKLNEIYEGTSEVLRNTIANELLD, via the coding sequence ATGGATCTCAGTCTGACCCCCGAACAGCGCCAGATTCGGGAGATGGTCCGGGAATTCGTCGACGAAGAGGTCGTTCCGGTCGCCGCCGACATCGACGAGACCGACGAGGTGCCGTGGGACCTCATCGAGCAGATGGGCGAACTGGGCCTGATGGGAATGCCGTTCCCCGAGGAGTACGACGGGGCCGGCCTCGATTACCACGCCTACGCGCTCGCACTCGCGGAGATCGCCAGGGGGAGTGGCGGTCTCGGCACCATCGTCGCCGCACACACGAGCCTCGCGGGCAACATGCTCTACCAGTACGGCTCCGAGTCGCAAAAAGAGAAGTTCCTCTCCCCACTCAATCGCGGGGACGACATCGGTGCCTTCGCACTCTCTGAGGCGGGTGCGGGTTCCGACGTTCCCGCGATGACCACGACGGCCGAACGGGAGGGAGACGAGTACGTCCTCGATGGGGGAAAACTCTGGATCTCCAATGGATCGATCGCGGAGACCGTTACGGTGTTCGCGAGGACCGACCCCGAGGCGGGCCACCATGGAATCTCCTCGTTCGTCGTCCGTCCCGAGGAAGACGATGGCTTCTCCGTCGAGAACACCGAGCACAAACTCGGCGACAAGGGGTGTCCCACCGCGGAACTCCGCTTCGACGACCTCCGTCTCCCCGCAGACCGGCTGCTCGGCGAGGAGGGTGACGGATTCATACAGGCACTCGAGACGCTCAACGCCGGCCGGATCACCATCGCCGCACGGAGTGTCGGCATCGCCCAGGCGGCCCTCGACGAAGCCCTCGAATACGCCCAGCAACGTGAGCAGTTCGGCCAATCCATCAGCGAGTTTCAGTCGATTCAACACAAACTCGCGGACATGGACACGAAGATTCAGACGGCGCGGCTGTTGATGCACCAGGCCGCCCACAACAAGATCGAGGGCGAGCGGTTCATCAAGGAGGCGGCACAGGCCAAACTGCACGCCTCGGAGGTCAGCAGAGAGGTCGCGAACGAGGCGATCCAGATCCATGGCGGGTACGGGTACACGAAAGACTTCCCCGTCGAACGGTTCTACCGGGATGCGAAACTCAACGAGATCTACGAGGGGACGAGCGAGGTCCTCCGGAACACTATCGCCAACGAACTCCTGGACTGA
- a CDS encoding 3-hydroxyacyl-CoA dehydrogenase family protein — translation MRGLQSVDTIGVVGAGTMGSGIAQVAAASGYDVILRDIEQDFIDSGFESIRSSLDRFVTKEAMTESEADDVVDSITGTTELSDLAAADVIVEAALEDMEVKQDIFSDLDDVVPEDVVLATNTSTLSITAIASVTDRPELVVGLHFMNPVPIMDGVELVVGEKTDDDVVQFAHDLAADLGKETWESDDRPGFVTNRILIPWINEGIRAYDEGVASKEDIDRGMKLGTNVPMGPLELADHIGLDICLDASETLHEELGDRYKPAYLLKRKVEAGDLGKKTGTGFYDY, via the coding sequence ATGCGCGGACTCCAATCAGTTGACACGATCGGCGTCGTCGGTGCGGGAACGATGGGCAGCGGCATCGCCCAGGTGGCGGCGGCGAGCGGATACGACGTCATACTGCGCGACATCGAGCAGGACTTCATCGACAGCGGATTCGAGTCGATTCGTTCCAGTCTCGATCGGTTCGTGACCAAGGAGGCGATGACCGAGTCCGAAGCCGACGACGTGGTCGATTCGATCACCGGGACGACCGAACTGTCCGACCTCGCAGCGGCAGACGTGATCGTCGAAGCCGCTCTGGAGGACATGGAAGTGAAACAGGATATCTTCAGTGACCTCGACGACGTCGTGCCCGAGGACGTCGTCCTCGCGACGAACACGAGCACGCTCTCGATCACCGCCATCGCGAGCGTCACCGACCGGCCCGAACTCGTCGTCGGATTGCACTTCATGAACCCGGTCCCCATCATGGACGGCGTCGAACTCGTCGTGGGCGAGAAGACCGACGACGACGTCGTGCAGTTCGCCCACGACCTCGCCGCGGACCTCGGGAAGGAGACCTGGGAATCCGACGACAGACCCGGGTTCGTCACCAACCGGATCCTCATCCCGTGGATCAACGAGGGGATCCGCGCCTACGACGAGGGCGTGGCGTCGAAAGAAGACATCGACCGGGGCATGAAACTGGGGACGAACGTTCCGATGGGACCGCTCGAACTGGCCGACCACATCGGGCTCGACATCTGTCTCGACGCTAGCGAAACACTCCACGAAGAACTCGGCGACCGGTACAAACCCGCCTATCTCCTGAAACGAAAAGTCGAGGCCGGCGACCTCGGCAAGAAGACAGGAACCGGCTTCTACGACTACTGA
- a CDS encoding class I fructose-bisphosphate aldolase, which produces MVPLADSPLARDGKILILAYDHGLEHGPTDFESVPETMDPETVWDIATHDAVTSFAVQKGIAEAYYPSYEDDVSLLAKVNGTSNLWMGEYDSAVNWTVDNAADLGADAIGFTLYGGSNNEVEMAEEFRDAQESAREHDLPVVMWSYPRGQGVKNDTKDGVIAYASRLALELGADVAKIKYPGSPEAMEWAVDAAGPVKVVMSGGSKTDDRSFLESVDAVLQAGGSGLAVGRNVWQRENSMAMLDALEALIFEEQSVDEALTYLE; this is translated from the coding sequence ATGGTACCTCTTGCAGATTCGCCGTTGGCGCGGGACGGCAAGATACTGATCCTCGCGTACGACCACGGGTTGGAACACGGTCCGACCGACTTCGAATCGGTCCCAGAGACGATGGACCCGGAGACCGTCTGGGACATCGCCACCCACGACGCAGTGACCTCCTTTGCGGTCCAGAAGGGCATCGCCGAAGCGTACTACCCCTCCTACGAGGACGACGTCAGTCTGTTGGCGAAGGTGAACGGGACCTCGAACCTCTGGATGGGCGAGTACGACAGTGCGGTCAACTGGACGGTCGACAATGCCGCCGACCTCGGTGCCGATGCCATCGGCTTCACCCTCTACGGCGGGTCGAACAACGAGGTCGAGATGGCCGAGGAGTTCCGCGACGCCCAGGAGAGCGCCCGCGAGCACGACCTCCCGGTAGTGATGTGGTCGTACCCGCGCGGACAGGGCGTGAAAAACGACACCAAAGATGGCGTCATCGCCTACGCCTCCCGGTTAGCGCTCGAACTCGGCGCCGACGTGGCGAAGATCAAGTACCCGGGGAGCCCCGAGGCGATGGAGTGGGCGGTCGACGCCGCCGGCCCCGTCAAGGTCGTGATGAGCGGTGGGTCGAAGACCGACGACCGTTCGTTCCTCGAGAGCGTGGACGCGGTTCTCCAGGCGGGCGGCAGTGGACTCGCGGTCGGGCGGAACGTCTGGCAGCGCGAGAACTCGATGGCGATGCTCGACGCCCTCGAGGCCCTCATCTTCGAGGAGCAGAGCGTCGACGAGGCCCTCACGTATCTCGAATGA
- a CDS encoding class 1 fructose-bisphosphatase codes for MSVSEILDVVATAAPEIRSGLPGRRTKIDEQNRSGERQLAADVWADELLGDRLAAVDSVGAYASEERDEVENVGDGYLVAVDPLDGSSNLRSNNPMGTVVGVYDDDLPTTGRSLVAAAFVLYGPITTMVVARDGSTTEYVVEAGDRRDVGEIALPEEPTVYGFGGRVPDWPAGVADYVETIEGELKLRYGGAMIADVSQVLTYGGIFAYPMLQSRSSGKLRILFEGAPIAYIVESAGGSSSDGTRSLLDVEVTEVHQRTPVFVGNADLVDRLEATV; via the coding sequence ATGAGCGTCAGTGAGATCCTGGACGTCGTCGCCACGGCGGCGCCGGAGATCCGCTCCGGGCTACCGGGCCGACGCACGAAGATCGACGAACAGAACCGCAGCGGTGAACGCCAGCTCGCCGCCGACGTCTGGGCCGACGAACTCCTGGGCGACCGTCTCGCCGCGGTCGATTCGGTCGGCGCCTACGCCAGCGAAGAACGAGACGAAGTCGAGAACGTCGGCGACGGCTACCTCGTGGCGGTCGACCCACTCGATGGATCGTCCAACCTGCGATCCAACAACCCGATGGGGACGGTCGTCGGAGTCTACGACGACGACCTCCCGACGACTGGCCGTTCGCTCGTCGCCGCCGCATTCGTGCTCTATGGGCCGATCACCACGATGGTGGTGGCTCGGGACGGATCGACCACCGAATACGTTGTCGAAGCGGGAGACCGCAGGGACGTGGGCGAAATCGCCCTCCCCGAAGAGCCGACGGTCTATGGATTCGGAGGGCGGGTCCCCGACTGGCCGGCGGGCGTCGCCGACTACGTCGAGACCATCGAAGGGGAGTTGAAACTCCGATACGGCGGGGCGATGATCGCGGACGTGAGCCAGGTACTCACCTACGGCGGCATCTTCGCCTACCCGATGTTGCAATCGCGTTCCTCGGGAAAACTCCGGATCCTGTTCGAGGGCGCGCCGATAGCGTACATCGTCGAGAGCGCCGGTGGCTCCTCCTCGGATGGGACACGGTCGTTGCTCGACGTCGAGGTGACCGAGGTGCATCAACGGACCCCGGTTTTCGTCGGCAACGCCGACCTCGTCGACCGTCTCGAGGCGACGGTGTAA
- the rbcL gene encoding type III ribulose-bisphosphate carboxylase encodes MPGISYDDFVDTDYEPTGGDLVCEFAVAPADGLDMVDAAGRVASESSNGTWATLDVTDEITDLSATAFEIGDGEITVAYPLELFEGGNMAQVLSCIAGNIMGMKAVDTIRLRDVEWPAALVDSFRGPQFGSSVKSRFLDAADRPALATVPKPKVGLSAADHAEVGYRAWVGGIDLLKDDENLTNQSFNGFEERVKRAFEMRDRAEEETGDRKDYLVNITADVDEMKRRADLVADQGGRFVMVDVITTGWAAVQSVREHTEDLGMAIHAHRAMHAAFDRIESHGVSMRVLAQVARLVGVDHIHTGTANLGKLDNEDTAGINDWLASDLFGMNDVVPVASGGLHPGTVEPLLDRIGTEVIVQAGGGVHGHPDGTEAGARAFRQAVDAYQDGIEPTEYADDHHELAVALDQWGTHSPR; translated from the coding sequence ATGCCCGGGATATCGTACGATGACTTCGTCGACACGGACTACGAACCGACCGGCGGCGATCTCGTCTGTGAGTTCGCGGTCGCTCCGGCCGACGGACTCGACATGGTGGACGCGGCCGGTCGCGTGGCTTCCGAGAGTTCGAACGGGACGTGGGCGACCCTCGACGTTACCGACGAGATAACCGACCTGAGTGCGACGGCCTTCGAAATCGGCGACGGGGAGATAACGGTCGCCTATCCACTCGAGCTGTTCGAGGGGGGTAACATGGCGCAGGTGCTGTCCTGTATCGCTGGGAATATTATGGGGATGAAGGCGGTCGACACCATCCGTCTCCGGGACGTGGAGTGGCCGGCGGCCCTCGTCGATTCTTTCAGAGGCCCGCAGTTCGGCTCGTCGGTGAAGTCACGATTTCTCGACGCTGCCGACCGCCCGGCCCTGGCGACGGTACCGAAACCCAAGGTGGGACTCTCCGCGGCCGACCACGCCGAGGTCGGCTATCGGGCGTGGGTCGGTGGTATCGACCTCCTCAAGGACGACGAGAACCTGACGAACCAGTCGTTCAACGGGTTCGAGGAGCGGGTGAAACGTGCCTTCGAGATGCGTGACCGCGCCGAGGAGGAAACTGGTGACAGGAAGGACTACCTCGTAAATATCACCGCCGACGTCGACGAGATGAAACGCCGGGCGGACCTCGTCGCCGATCAGGGCGGTCGCTTCGTCATGGTCGACGTCATCACGACCGGGTGGGCGGCCGTCCAGTCGGTCAGAGAACACACCGAGGACCTCGGGATGGCGATCCACGCCCACCGCGCGATGCACGCAGCGTTCGACCGTATCGAATCACACGGGGTATCGATGCGAGTCCTCGCGCAGGTCGCACGGCTCGTCGGTGTCGATCACATTCACACGGGAACCGCGAACCTCGGCAAACTGGATAACGAGGACACGGCCGGAATCAACGACTGGCTGGCCAGCGATCTGTTCGGCATGAACGACGTGGTGCCAGTCGCCTCCGGCGGCCTGCATCCCGGGACGGTCGAACCGCTCCTGGACCGCATCGGGACGGAAGTCATCGTTCAGGCTGGTGGTGGCGTCCACGGTCATCCCGACGGCACCGAGGCGGGCGCTCGGGCGTTCAGACAGGCCGTAGACGCGTATCAAGACGGGATCGAACCGACCGAATATGCGGACGATCACCACGAACTCGCGGTGGCACTCGACCAGTGGGGAACCCATTCCCCACGATAG
- a CDS encoding winged helix-turn-helix domain-containing protein, with protein sequence MMGCDDVECLIGLLSRRYDLLEALTDDPRTKNELESSLGVSRSTIDRAVRSLEEESIVVRGMDGVRLTLLGRIALDGYRQFRTGLEGLDLARPLVSSQESDEKIPFELFERADIINANRQSPHRPIVGLQQFLEDASTVKSIATALLPEYVEFYHNQVVDHEMDVELVVLSSVLDELLATYWESMNDALSTGRLTIFETSAEPPYSLKIGETDTTEVSIVTYGDQGVTGFIRSESRVAVEWAQELYQRTKANATLVAPMD encoded by the coding sequence ATGATGGGTTGTGACGATGTCGAGTGTTTGATCGGTCTCCTCTCTCGTCGGTACGACCTTCTGGAAGCGCTCACCGACGACCCTCGAACGAAAAATGAACTCGAATCGTCCCTCGGCGTCTCTCGATCGACCATCGACCGGGCAGTGCGCTCACTCGAAGAAGAGTCAATCGTCGTTCGGGGAATGGATGGGGTCAGGTTGACGCTGCTCGGACGCATCGCACTCGACGGGTACCGCCAGTTCAGGACCGGTCTGGAGGGGCTCGATCTGGCCCGTCCGCTCGTCTCTTCACAGGAATCCGACGAGAAGATTCCGTTCGAACTGTTCGAAAGAGCGGACATCATCAACGCCAATCGGCAGTCGCCACATCGTCCGATCGTCGGCTTACAGCAGTTCCTCGAGGACGCATCGACGGTGAAGAGCATCGCGACGGCCCTCCTTCCCGAGTACGTGGAATTCTACCACAACCAGGTCGTCGACCACGAGATGGATGTGGAACTCGTCGTCCTGTCGTCGGTTCTCGACGAACTGCTCGCGACCTACTGGGAATCCATGAACGATGCCCTGTCCACGGGGCGGCTCACCATCTTCGAGACGTCCGCGGAACCGCCGTACAGCCTGAAGATCGGGGAGACGGACACGACGGAGGTCTCCATAGTCACGTACGGAGATCAGGGTGTGACCGGGTTCATCCGCTCGGAGAGCCGCGTAGCCGTCGAGTGGGCACAAGAGCTCTATCAGCGGACGAAAGCGAACGCCACGCTCGTTGCGCCGATGGACTGA
- a CDS encoding O-methyltransferase — MTDILADPVGALLELGNGDLDPVVESMEAYAREQNFPIVGADVGRFLRVAATMVDAERVFEFGSGFGYSAVWTASALPDDGEIILTDYDEENLDRARKFVERAGYGKQASFEAGDAMTAFAKTTGHFDVVLIDHEKIRYEDAFERVADRVTDGGIVVADNMMDGPVDPEHVYGALAGEDPKDDRTAGIVAYIERIREDPDFESVLVPLGQGIAVSVRRPSR; from the coding sequence ATGACAGACATCCTCGCTGACCCGGTCGGAGCATTGCTGGAACTCGGAAACGGTGACCTCGATCCGGTCGTCGAGTCGATGGAGGCCTACGCGCGCGAACAGAATTTTCCGATCGTCGGGGCCGACGTCGGCCGGTTTCTCCGGGTCGCGGCCACCATGGTCGATGCGGAGCGGGTCTTCGAATTCGGCTCGGGCTTTGGCTACTCCGCTGTCTGGACGGCGAGTGCGTTGCCCGACGACGGCGAGATAATCCTCACCGATTACGACGAGGAGAACCTCGACCGGGCACGGAAATTCGTCGAGCGTGCGGGCTATGGCAAGCAAGCGAGCTTCGAGGCTGGCGATGCGATGACCGCATTCGCGAAGACCACGGGACACTTCGACGTCGTACTGATCGACCACGAGAAGATCCGATACGAGGACGCCTTCGAGCGGGTCGCTGATCGGGTGACCGACGGCGGAATCGTCGTCGCGGACAACATGATGGACGGACCGGTCGACCCCGAACACGTCTATGGGGCACTGGCCGGCGAGGACCCCAAAGACGATAGGACCGCAGGAATCGTCGCATACATCGAACGAATCCGTGAGGACCCGGACTTCGAGTCCGTCCTCGTGCCGCTGGGGCAGGGCATCGCGGTCAGCGTCAGGCGTCCATCGCGGTGA
- a CDS encoding thioredoxin family protein: MAEESIQELSTGDPAPEFSLPGTDGETYTLSSFEENDALLVVFTCNHCPYAKAKIDVLNRLAGDYDEVAVVGINPNDETAYPDDSFERMRELVEDETIQYDAYLRDEDQTVATEYGAVCTPDPFLFRNDDGEFVLAWQGRLDDALNPDDEPSQHDMREAIEQVLAGRPVDKAFLPSRGCSIKWRD; encoded by the coding sequence ATGGCAGAAGAATCGATCCAGGAACTCTCGACGGGTGACCCTGCCCCGGAGTTCTCACTGCCCGGCACCGATGGCGAGACGTACACGCTCTCTTCGTTCGAAGAAAACGACGCACTCCTCGTCGTCTTCACGTGCAACCACTGTCCGTACGCGAAAGCGAAGATAGACGTGTTGAACCGACTCGCCGGGGACTACGACGAGGTCGCAGTCGTCGGCATCAATCCGAACGACGAGACGGCGTATCCCGACGATTCCTTCGAACGAATGCGGGAACTGGTCGAAGATGAAACGATCCAGTACGACGCCTACCTCCGCGACGAGGACCAGACGGTGGCAACAGAATACGGTGCCGTCTGCACGCCCGACCCCTTCCTCTTCAGGAACGATGACGGTGAGTTCGTGCTGGCCTGGCAGGGTCGGCTCGACGACGCGCTCAACCCGGACGACGAACCGAGCCAACACGACATGCGAGAGGCCATCGAACAGGTCCTGGCCGGTCGGCCCGTGGACAAGGCGTTCCTCCCATCCAGAGGGTGCTCGATCAAGTGGCGAGACTGA